A single region of the Solwaraspora sp. WMMD406 genome encodes:
- the eccCb gene encoding type VII secretion protein EccCb, with product MGSTVLKRPQRRPAPEIPTGEIRLAPPPELPAQTGARWQQLLMLLPMLGGSVAMAMMFGRGGGTYSYVVGAVFGVSSLAMLATAWGNGTTAPRKAEMIAARRDYLRQLAGLRRQVRRVALRQRVGLYYRHPNPDQLWSTATSFRVWERRGLDDDFGVIRIGVGPQPLATTLVAPPTPPVEDVEPLTADALRRFLDSYTVVPDLPVAVALRGFARIILLAGATTDQAGATTDRAGALARAMLVQLAVFHAPDDLRIAVCASPDRRGHWEWVKWLPHARHPGRTDAAGPLRLVTSDVAELEDLLEPLLAGRGPVRAGSTSTGPHLVVVLDGTALVDSPAVVADAGSDSAESPRHGGVPGGVPGGVPGGVLDREGGVEGLTVIQVGGPAARLLDRATLALRLGPDGELTSQSLDTTTDVGIADKLSVVEAEVVARQLAGLRLPGPVRPAPAATAIEPDLLRLLNSRTSINGRSGDATDRRQLRVPIGVSADGEPVELDLKESAFGGMGPHGLVIGATGSGKSELLRTLVLGLAMTHSPEALNFVLVDFKGGATFSALERLPHTAAVITNLARELPMVDRMADAINGELVRRQELLRRAGDLGSRRDYLRARAAGADLGPLPALVVVCDEFSELLSAKPDFIELFLQIGRLGRSLGVHLVLASQRVDEGRLRGLDTHLSYRIGLRTFSALESRAVLGVPDAYQLPREPGHGFLTSGTEPLVRFRSAYVSGRYRRPAPRRAGDGGAGGGGQWRYRLLGFDTRPLPAPAPDPELPTGTDDEPAAETATTGPSLLDVVVGRLSRHGPPAHRVWLPPLADAPSLEMLLGPVRPVPGRGLTAVDDRIVGRLRVPVAIIDKPFEQRRDVSWLTLDGAAGHVAVVGGPQSGKSQLIRTLICGLALTHTPAEVQVYCLDFGGGTLAGLRDLPHVGGVVARTDTAAVRRTVAEVTALLADRERRFADTGVESMAAYRAGPHRLDDPYGDVFLVVDGWPTLRAEYDDLEAPLTDLATRGLSYGVHLVASAPRWADLRPAVRDLFGSRLELRLGDPIDSVVSRRSAANVPEGTPGRGITSDGLHLLTALAEVPTVGTGTAALVAAIAGAWPGRPAPPVRLLPDQLPYADLDRTALDGLRLAIGIAEADLRPALVDFGVDAHLVVFGDAESGKSSLLRALAVSVARRFAPEQARLMLIDYRRSLLGAVTSDHLIGYGSSASHAAELIESAAGYLRDRLAGPDVTAEQLRARSWWSGPELFVLVDDYDLVAGPANPLTPLLEFLPQGRDVGLHLVLARRTGGASRARFEPVLQRLVELPAAGLVLSGDRDEGPLIGDVRATRLPPGRGRLVTRREGDRLVQLAYLPPE from the coding sequence CTCGCGCCACCGCCGGAGCTGCCAGCCCAGACCGGGGCACGCTGGCAGCAACTACTGATGCTGCTGCCGATGCTGGGCGGCTCGGTCGCGATGGCGATGATGTTCGGCCGGGGCGGTGGGACGTACTCGTACGTGGTCGGCGCGGTGTTCGGCGTCTCGTCGCTGGCGATGCTGGCCACCGCGTGGGGCAACGGCACGACCGCCCCCCGCAAGGCAGAGATGATCGCCGCCCGGCGCGACTACCTGCGCCAGCTGGCCGGCCTGCGGCGACAGGTACGGCGGGTAGCCCTCCGGCAACGTGTCGGGCTCTACTACCGGCACCCGAACCCGGACCAGCTCTGGTCCACGGCGACCAGCTTCCGGGTCTGGGAACGACGCGGCCTCGACGACGATTTCGGGGTGATCCGGATCGGCGTCGGGCCACAGCCGCTCGCCACCACCCTCGTCGCGCCACCGACCCCGCCGGTGGAGGACGTGGAGCCGCTGACCGCAGATGCGCTACGGCGGTTCCTGGATTCGTACACGGTGGTGCCGGACCTGCCGGTCGCGGTGGCCCTACGGGGATTCGCCCGGATCATCCTCCTGGCCGGGGCGACGACGGACCAGGCCGGGGCGACGACCGATCGGGCCGGGGCGTTGGCCCGGGCCATGCTCGTCCAGCTCGCTGTCTTCCACGCGCCGGACGACCTGCGGATCGCGGTGTGCGCAAGCCCCGACCGGCGCGGCCACTGGGAGTGGGTGAAGTGGCTGCCGCACGCGCGGCATCCCGGCCGTACCGATGCCGCCGGACCGCTCCGGCTGGTCACCAGCGACGTCGCCGAGCTGGAAGACCTGCTGGAGCCGCTGCTCGCCGGCCGGGGACCGGTCCGGGCGGGGAGCACCAGCACCGGCCCGCACCTGGTGGTCGTGCTCGACGGGACCGCCCTGGTGGATTCACCGGCGGTGGTGGCGGACGCCGGCTCCGACAGCGCGGAGAGCCCGCGCCACGGTGGCGTTCCCGGTGGCGTTCCCGGTGGTGTCCCCGGTGGTGTTCTCGATCGTGAGGGCGGCGTCGAAGGCCTGACCGTCATCCAGGTCGGCGGACCCGCCGCACGCCTGCTCGACCGTGCCACGTTGGCGCTGCGGCTGGGGCCCGACGGTGAGCTGACCAGCCAGAGCCTGGACACGACGACCGACGTCGGCATCGCCGACAAGCTCAGCGTCGTCGAGGCGGAGGTGGTCGCCCGCCAGCTCGCCGGTCTGCGGCTACCCGGACCGGTACGGCCGGCCCCGGCCGCGACGGCGATCGAACCCGACCTCCTCCGGCTGCTGAACAGCCGCACGTCGATCAACGGGCGGTCCGGCGACGCCACGGACCGGCGGCAACTGCGGGTGCCGATCGGCGTCTCGGCGGACGGCGAACCCGTGGAGCTCGATCTCAAGGAGTCGGCGTTCGGCGGGATGGGCCCACACGGACTGGTCATCGGCGCGACCGGGTCAGGCAAGTCCGAGCTCCTGCGTACGCTGGTCCTCGGCCTGGCGATGACGCACTCGCCGGAGGCGCTGAACTTCGTGCTGGTCGACTTCAAGGGTGGGGCGACCTTCTCGGCGCTGGAGCGGCTGCCGCACACCGCCGCGGTGATCACGAACCTGGCGCGCGAGTTGCCGATGGTCGACCGGATGGCCGACGCGATCAACGGCGAGCTGGTCCGCCGGCAGGAACTCCTCCGCCGCGCCGGCGACCTGGGCAGCCGGCGGGACTACCTGCGGGCCAGGGCCGCCGGGGCCGACCTCGGGCCGCTGCCGGCGCTGGTCGTCGTCTGTGACGAGTTCTCCGAGCTCCTCTCCGCCAAGCCCGACTTCATCGAGTTGTTTCTGCAGATCGGACGGCTCGGCCGCTCCCTCGGGGTGCATCTGGTGCTCGCCTCGCAGCGGGTGGACGAGGGACGACTACGTGGGCTGGACACCCATCTGTCGTACCGGATCGGGCTGCGGACCTTCTCCGCGTTGGAGTCCCGCGCGGTACTCGGCGTCCCCGACGCCTACCAGCTTCCGCGCGAACCCGGGCACGGTTTTCTCACGTCCGGCACCGAGCCGTTGGTCCGGTTCAGGTCCGCGTACGTGTCGGGCCGGTACCGACGTCCGGCACCGCGCCGGGCCGGAGACGGTGGCGCAGGCGGTGGCGGCCAGTGGAGGTACCGGCTGCTCGGCTTCGACACCCGGCCGCTGCCGGCGCCGGCACCGGATCCCGAGCTGCCGACCGGTACGGACGACGAACCCGCCGCCGAAACCGCCACGACCGGACCGAGCCTGCTGGACGTGGTCGTCGGCCGGTTGTCCCGGCACGGCCCGCCGGCGCACCGGGTGTGGTTGCCGCCGCTGGCCGACGCACCGAGCCTGGAGATGCTGCTCGGCCCGGTGCGTCCGGTGCCCGGCCGGGGCCTGACCGCCGTCGACGACCGGATCGTCGGCCGGCTACGGGTACCGGTCGCGATCATCGACAAACCGTTCGAGCAACGCCGCGACGTGTCGTGGCTGACGTTGGACGGGGCGGCCGGGCACGTCGCCGTCGTCGGTGGACCGCAGAGCGGCAAGTCCCAGCTGATCCGCACCCTCATCTGCGGGTTGGCACTTACCCACACCCCCGCCGAGGTACAGGTCTACTGCCTCGACTTCGGCGGCGGGACGTTGGCCGGACTGCGCGACCTGCCGCACGTGGGCGGCGTGGTCGCCCGGACCGACACCGCTGCGGTACGCCGTACCGTCGCCGAGGTCACCGCGCTGCTCGCCGACCGTGAACGGCGCTTCGCCGACACCGGGGTGGAGTCGATGGCGGCGTACCGGGCCGGTCCGCACCGCCTCGACGACCCGTACGGCGACGTGTTCCTCGTCGTCGACGGCTGGCCGACGCTGCGCGCCGAGTACGACGACCTCGAAGCGCCGCTGACCGACCTGGCCACCCGGGGACTCTCGTACGGCGTCCACCTGGTCGCCTCGGCACCCCGCTGGGCAGACCTCCGGCCGGCCGTACGGGACCTGTTCGGTTCCCGGCTGGAGCTGCGGCTGGGCGATCCGATCGACTCGGTGGTCTCGCGGCGATCCGCCGCGAACGTACCGGAGGGGACGCCGGGACGCGGAATCACCAGCGACGGACTGCACCTGCTGACCGCGCTGGCCGAGGTTCCCACCGTGGGTACGGGCACCGCCGCCCTGGTGGCCGCGATCGCTGGGGCCTGGCCGGGTCGGCCGGCTCCGCCCGTACGGCTGCTGCCGGATCAGCTGCCGTACGCGGATCTCGACCGGACCGCCCTCGACGGGCTGCGGCTGGCGATCGGCATCGCCGAGGCGGATCTCCGGCCGGCGCTTGTCGATTTCGGCGTCGACGCGCACCTGGTGGTCTTCGGCGACGCGGAGTCCGGCAAGTCGAGCCTGCTGCGGGCGTTGGCGGTCTCGGTGGCCCGGCGGTTCGCCCCGGAGCAGGCCCGCCTGATGCTGATCGACTACCGACGCAGCCTGCTCGGTGCGGTGACGTCGGACCATCTGATCGGCTACGGCAGCTCGGCGTCGCACGCCGCCGAGCTGATCGAGTCGGCCGCCGGCTACCTGCGGGACCGGTTGGCCGGCCCGGACGTCACCGCCGAGCAGCTCAGGGCCCGGTCCTGGTGGTCGGGACCGGAGTTGTTCGTTCTGGTCGACGACTACGACCTCGTCGCCGGCCCGGCCAACCCGCTGACGCCGCTGCTCGAATTCCTGCCTCAGGGCCGCGACGTCGGCCTGCACCTGGTGCTGGCCCGGCGGACGGGCGGCGCGTCGCGGGCCCGGTTCGAGCCGGTGCTGCAGCGGTTGGTCGAGCTTCCGGCCGCCGGGCTGGTCCTTTCCGGAGACCGGGACGAAGGTCCGCTGATCGGCGACGTGCGAGCCACCCGGTTACCGCCGGGTCGTGGCCGGTTGGTCACCCGTCGGGAAGGCGATCGGCTGGTGCAACTGGCCTACCTGCCGCCGGAGTGA
- a CDS encoding MarP family serine protease: MSAVDVVLLLLMLVFAISGYRQGFVIGVLSFAGFLGGALIGLQVGPLLAQQFADNALRVVVSLIAVFGLAVLGQTLAGWAGSRLRHAITSPAGRRADDVGGAVISLVAVLLVAWLVAVPLGSSSFPGLAGAVRNSALLNGVDRVMPSQAQALSNALRDTVDTRGFPTVFGDLAPTRVREVPPPDPALAGSEVVASAQRSVVKVLGSAPRCSRRIEGSGFVYAEDRVMTNAHVVAGTQTVAVELQGERHNGRVVVYDPDRDLAVVYVPNLPAPVMPFADRPAPTGTDAIVLGFPLDGPYDAQSARVRDIGPITGPNIYDDGDVNREVYTIRALVRSGNSGGPLVSANGLVLGVIFAAAADDPNTGFAVTAEEASAAANLGIGSTRQTATGECA; the protein is encoded by the coding sequence GTGTCCGCCGTCGACGTCGTGCTGTTGTTGCTCATGCTGGTCTTCGCCATCAGCGGTTACCGCCAGGGTTTCGTCATCGGGGTGCTCTCCTTCGCCGGCTTCCTCGGCGGTGCGTTGATCGGCCTGCAGGTGGGCCCGTTGCTCGCACAGCAGTTCGCCGACAACGCGCTACGCGTGGTGGTGTCCCTGATCGCGGTCTTCGGCCTCGCCGTGCTCGGACAGACACTGGCCGGCTGGGCCGGCTCACGCCTGCGGCACGCCATCACCAGCCCGGCCGGCCGCCGGGCCGACGACGTCGGCGGAGCGGTGATCTCCCTGGTGGCGGTACTGCTGGTGGCCTGGCTGGTCGCGGTTCCGCTCGGATCGTCGTCGTTTCCCGGGCTGGCCGGCGCGGTCCGCAACAGCGCCCTGCTCAACGGCGTCGACCGGGTCATGCCCTCCCAGGCGCAGGCCCTGTCCAATGCGCTCCGTGACACGGTGGACACCCGGGGCTTCCCGACCGTCTTCGGTGACCTGGCGCCGACCCGGGTCCGGGAGGTGCCGCCGCCTGACCCGGCGCTGGCCGGATCCGAGGTGGTGGCGAGCGCGCAACGCAGCGTCGTCAAGGTGCTCGGTTCCGCGCCGCGCTGCTCCCGCCGGATCGAAGGTTCCGGGTTCGTCTACGCCGAGGACCGGGTCATGACCAACGCCCACGTGGTCGCCGGCACCCAGACCGTCGCGGTCGAACTGCAAGGAGAACGGCACAACGGCCGCGTCGTCGTCTACGACCCGGATCGCGATCTGGCCGTCGTCTACGTTCCCAACCTGCCGGCCCCGGTCATGCCGTTCGCCGACCGACCGGCACCGACCGGGACCGACGCCATCGTGCTCGGGTTCCCGTTGGACGGGCCGTACGACGCCCAGTCCGCCCGGGTCCGCGACATCGGTCCGATCACCGGACCGAACATCTACGACGACGGTGACGTCAACCGCGAGGTCTACACGATCCGGGCCCTCGTTCGAAGCGGCAACTCCGGCGGTCCGCTGGTCTCGGCCAACGGCCTGGTCCTCGGAGTGATCTTCGCCGCCGCGGCGGACGACCCGAACACCGGGTTCGCGGTCACCGCCGAGGAAGCGTCGGCAGCGGCGAACCTGGGGATCGGCAGCACCCGCCAGACCGCTACCGGGGAGTGCGCCTGA
- the mycP gene encoding type VII secretion-associated serine protease mycosin, with translation MTSLPRHPRSVARRLAGAALLMVLSASGAVLVPAAAHAAPSGTVAALPVRFDAIRDDQWQLRSLDAAAAWQHSTGAGVTVAVIDSGVDATHVDLAGQVLPGMDYVDDGDGRSDPVGHGTTVAGLIAGRGDDDTGVLGLAPDARILPVRVLDEENRYDDAMVVARAVRWAVDNGARVINLSLGGGGDSPALAAALDYAFAKDVVVVACTGNVSSTNSSRVWYPAREPGVIAVAGLERTDERAGDSLWSGSISGPETVLTAPATGLVGARPDGYWRVQGTSFAAPLVAATAALVRSRWPDMSAGTVVTRLIETARDLGEPGRDDRYGYGMVDPVAALTSGVAPAARNPLDDNATPGVVGFGPAPGLESPAPTLSGSAARLTGPNGDDQGAGWAIGPVDDDAERSGPGLFSGGALIVVVVGTGLWLAHRMYRVTGPAAGTGPAPPLTPTRPTPPLRPTGSGSLLRRTPR, from the coding sequence GTGACGTCGTTGCCGCGCCATCCACGCAGCGTCGCCCGGCGGCTGGCCGGGGCGGCGCTGCTGATGGTGTTGAGCGCGTCGGGTGCGGTGCTGGTGCCGGCGGCGGCGCACGCGGCTCCGTCCGGCACCGTCGCCGCGTTGCCGGTCCGGTTCGACGCGATCCGCGACGACCAGTGGCAGCTCCGCTCGCTCGACGCGGCGGCCGCCTGGCAGCATTCCACCGGAGCCGGCGTCACGGTCGCCGTGATCGACTCCGGGGTCGATGCCACTCATGTGGACCTCGCCGGCCAGGTGCTGCCGGGGATGGACTACGTCGACGACGGGGACGGCCGGTCGGATCCGGTTGGGCACGGCACCACGGTCGCCGGTCTGATAGCCGGGCGGGGTGACGACGACACCGGGGTGCTGGGCCTCGCCCCGGACGCCAGGATCCTGCCGGTGCGGGTGTTGGACGAGGAGAACCGGTACGACGACGCGATGGTCGTGGCCAGGGCGGTCCGGTGGGCGGTGGACAACGGCGCACGGGTGATCAATCTGTCGCTCGGTGGTGGCGGCGACAGCCCGGCCCTGGCTGCCGCGTTGGACTACGCGTTCGCCAAGGACGTGGTGGTGGTCGCCTGCACCGGCAACGTCTCGTCGACCAACTCGTCGAGGGTGTGGTACCCGGCCCGGGAACCCGGGGTGATCGCCGTCGCCGGGTTGGAGCGTACGGACGAGCGCGCGGGCGACAGCCTGTGGTCGGGTTCGATCAGTGGGCCGGAGACGGTGCTGACCGCGCCGGCGACCGGCCTGGTCGGTGCCCGGCCGGACGGCTACTGGCGGGTTCAGGGGACCAGCTTCGCCGCCCCGTTGGTGGCCGCGACCGCGGCCCTGGTCCGGTCCCGCTGGCCGGACATGTCCGCCGGCACTGTCGTCACCAGGCTGATCGAGACCGCACGGGATCTGGGCGAGCCCGGACGCGACGACCGGTACGGCTACGGCATGGTCGATCCGGTGGCGGCGCTGACCAGTGGGGTGGCCCCGGCGGCGCGCAATCCGCTCGACGACAACGCGACGCCCGGCGTCGTCGGTTTCGGTCCGGCTCCCGGTCTGGAGTCACCGGCCCCGACGCTGTCCGGTAGCGCGGCCCGGCTGACCGGTCCGAACGGCGACGATCAGGGTGCGGGCTGGGCGATCGGGCCGGTCGACGACGATGCCGAACGGTCCGGGCCGGGGTTGTTCAGCGGTGGCGCGCTGATCGTGGTGGTCGTCGGCACCGGCTTGTGGCTGGCCCACCGGATGTACCGGGTGACTGGGCCGGCGGCTGGCACTGGGCCGGCTCCGCCGCTCACGCCCACCAGGCCGACGCCGCCACTGCGGCCCACCGGCTCAGGTTCGCTGCTCAGGCGCACTCCCCGGTAG
- a CDS encoding CoA pyrophosphatase encodes MTSTPPPPSWWEPLLTRVRSARTADFTPLPTPSAGGRASAVLVLLGEDQPGEPDVLLLQRAATLRNHAGQPAFPGGAADPDDVDLRATALREAEEEVGLDPSSVTVLADLPRLWIPVSGFVVTPILAWWHRPHPVHPREPAEVAHVTRMPIRELVDPDNRLQVRHASGWVGPAFQLRGMLVWGFTAGVLSTLLEMAGWSGPWPADRIIDLPPSPPTVSSPEPVAGPG; translated from the coding sequence GTGACGTCGACCCCGCCACCACCATCGTGGTGGGAGCCACTGCTGACCCGGGTACGCTCCGCCCGTACCGCCGATTTCACGCCGCTGCCCACCCCGTCGGCCGGCGGTCGCGCCAGCGCGGTGCTGGTGCTGCTCGGTGAGGACCAGCCGGGTGAACCGGACGTACTCCTGCTGCAGCGCGCGGCGACGTTGCGCAACCACGCCGGGCAGCCGGCCTTTCCCGGCGGCGCGGCCGACCCCGACGACGTCGACCTGCGGGCCACCGCGCTGCGGGAAGCCGAGGAAGAGGTCGGGCTCGACCCGAGCAGCGTCACGGTGCTCGCCGACCTGCCGCGACTGTGGATTCCGGTGAGTGGATTCGTGGTCACGCCGATCCTGGCCTGGTGGCATCGGCCGCATCCGGTGCATCCCCGCGAACCCGCCGAAGTGGCCCACGTCACCAGGATGCCGATCAGAGAGCTGGTCGACCCGGACAACCGGCTGCAGGTCCGGCACGCCAGCGGCTGGGTCGGACCCGCCTTCCAGCTGCGCGGCATGCTCGTCTGGGGATTCACCGCCGGGGTGCTGTCGACCCTGCTGGAGATGGCCGGTTGGTCCGGTCCGTGGCCGGCCGACCGGATCATCGACCTGCCGCCGTCGCCGCCGACCGTGAGCTCGCCGGAGCCCGTCGCCGGGCCGGGCTGA